From the genome of Streptomyces sp. NBC_01341, one region includes:
- a CDS encoding SRPBCC family protein has protein sequence MARTDKEEPEAEESGMDRLRGEFTNFLGAQTEKLAQKAGDKLTGLTGQLTDMAENGGSLPSVASRVLKGESPVKAFVADKAGSVKDNIVGKAKDAFGGGKGKTQSGGGKSMNIVEFLDVGVPLRTAYDHWTRYDKFGSFTKGVQSVSMGEEMESDWKVKIGPSSRSFKATVQEQVPDDRIVWTSEGSKGSTRGCVSFHELAPSLTRIVLVVEYYPSGFFEKTGNLWRVQGRRMRLDFKHFQRFVTLTDEEPEGWRGEIREGEVVQSHEEAMEEEEAENEDTESDDSEPEDEDSEYEDEEEPGEEDEEEDDAEYEEEPEEEEDEDEEEDEDEEEPEEEEEDSAPGKRRGRRASR, from the coding sequence ATGGCCAGGACGGACAAGGAAGAGCCCGAGGCGGAAGAGTCGGGCATGGACCGCCTCCGCGGGGAGTTCACGAACTTCCTCGGTGCGCAGACGGAGAAGCTGGCGCAGAAGGCGGGCGACAAACTGACCGGCCTCACGGGCCAGCTCACCGACATGGCCGAGAACGGCGGCTCCCTGCCTTCGGTTGCCTCCCGGGTCCTCAAGGGCGAATCACCGGTGAAGGCATTCGTCGCCGACAAGGCCGGGAGCGTCAAGGACAACATCGTGGGCAAGGCGAAGGACGCGTTCGGCGGGGGCAAGGGCAAGACCCAGTCCGGCGGCGGTAAGTCCATGAACATCGTCGAGTTCCTCGACGTCGGTGTGCCCCTGCGAACCGCCTACGACCACTGGACGCGGTACGACAAGTTCGGCAGCTTCACCAAGGGCGTTCAGTCGGTCTCCATGGGCGAGGAGATGGAGAGCGACTGGAAGGTCAAGATCGGCCCCTCCTCGCGCAGCTTCAAGGCGACGGTCCAGGAACAGGTGCCCGACGACCGCATCGTGTGGACGTCCGAGGGATCCAAGGGCTCCACGCGCGGCTGTGTGAGCTTCCATGAACTCGCACCGAGCCTGACCCGGATCGTCCTGGTGGTGGAGTACTACCCCTCCGGATTCTTCGAGAAGACCGGCAACCTGTGGCGTGTGCAGGGCCGTCGTATGCGACTCGACTTCAAGCACTTCCAGCGGTTCGTGACGCTCACCGACGAAGAGCCCGAGGGCTGGCGCGGTGAGATCCGCGAGGGTGAGGTCGTGCAGTCGCACGAAGAGGCCATGGAGGAGGAAGAGGCGGAGAACGAGGACACCGAATCGGACGACTCCGAACCCGAGGACGAGGACTCGGAGTACGAGGACGAGGAGGAGCCCGGGGAGGAGGACGAAGAGGAGGACGACGCGGAGTACGAGGAGGAGCCCGAGGAGGAAGAAGACGAAGACGAGGAAGAGGACGAAGACGAGGAGGAGCCGGAGGAGGAAGAAGAGGACAGCGCTCCCGGTAAGCGGCGCGGGCGGAGGGCGTCGCGGTGA
- a CDS encoding histone protein, whose translation MEDQTKATLAAALVGGYVLGRTKKGRLALSIATYLAGRRFGLEPRQLAAEGVRRLSEVPQFAELQEQLRGDVLESGKKALTAAADRGMNSLADALSDRTARLGERGDEEDEGEEYEEYEEEEGEPGDEEEGEPEEEEEEEEEPEDEEYDEEEEEEEEEPEEEEEEEPEEEEEEPEEPEEPAPSKRRGSPRRAAAKKSAPAKKSAPAKKAAPAKRTAGKKSAPAKKATGKKAPAKGTAAKKSAPAKKAAKKPAAKKAAPAKKAASKKTTSAKKTSSSKRAASRGGRRR comes from the coding sequence ATGGAAGACCAGACGAAGGCCACACTCGCGGCAGCCCTGGTGGGCGGGTACGTACTCGGCCGTACCAAGAAGGGCCGGCTCGCGCTCTCCATCGCGACCTATCTGGCGGGCAGGCGTTTCGGCCTGGAGCCGCGCCAACTCGCCGCGGAGGGCGTGCGCAGGCTGAGCGAGGTGCCACAGTTCGCCGAGCTCCAGGAACAGTTGCGCGGCGACGTGCTCGAGTCCGGCAAGAAGGCGCTCACAGCGGCAGCGGACCGTGGCATGAACTCGCTGGCCGATGCGCTCAGCGACCGGACGGCGCGGCTCGGCGAGCGGGGCGACGAGGAAGACGAGGGCGAGGAGTACGAGGAGTACGAGGAGGAAGAGGGCGAGCCCGGGGACGAGGAAGAGGGCGAGCCCGAGGAGGAGGAAGAGGAGGAGGAGGAGCCCGAGGACGAGGAGTACGACGAGGAGGAGGAAGAGGAGGAAGAGGAGCCCGAGGAGGAGGAAGAAGAAGAGCCGGAGGAGGAAGAAGAAGAGCCCGAGGAGCCGGAGGAGCCGGCACCGAGCAAGCGACGCGGGAGCCCCAGGAGGGCGGCTGCGAAGAAGTCGGCCCCCGCGAAGAAGTCGGCCCCCGCGAAGAAGGCCGCACCTGCGAAGAGGACGGCCGGGAAGAAGTCCGCCCCCGCGAAGAAGGCCACCGGCAAGAAGGCACCGGCGAAGGGGACGGCTGCGAAGAAGTCGGCCCCCGCGAAGAAGGCTGCCAAGAAGCCTGCCGCGAAGAAGGCGGCTCCCGCGAAGAAGGCTGCAAGCAAGAAGACCACTTCAGCCAAGAAGACATCGTCATCGAAGCGAGCCGCGTCCCGCGGCGGACGGCGGAGGTAG
- a CDS encoding gas vesicle protein GvpG: MGLVSGLLLLPLAPVRGVVWVAERVNEAADRELHDPGIIRAQLAALNQDLEDGGISLEEFEREEEKLLDRLHAARARSAPNHRR, translated from the coding sequence ATGGGGCTGGTCTCCGGCCTCCTGCTGCTGCCGCTGGCACCGGTCCGAGGTGTGGTCTGGGTCGCCGAGAGGGTGAACGAAGCAGCTGACCGCGAGTTGCACGACCCGGGCATCATCCGGGCGCAACTTGCCGCTCTCAACCAGGATTTGGAGGACGGCGGTATCAGCCTGGAGGAGTTCGAACGGGAAGAGGAGAAGCTGCTCGACCGGCTGCACGCCGCACGAGCCCGCTCCGCGCCGAACCATCGAAGGTGA
- a CDS encoding GvpL/GvpF family gas vesicle protein: MTSSGVYVYAIVPAGTALPPGAAGVGGPPAALRLVGAGKVRAVVSDAPPQLRARRRDLMAHQELLLRLSDSGPVLPMRFGVIAPDEDSLRHSLGGSQSEHLATLAHLAGGGEFNLKALPARDALAAVVAEDKTVRRLREEVRRRPGYEANVRLGEAVAAALSRRASEAGTKLVRELTSTARATAPGPEVHGCVLNVSFLVDRSDSDTFGATVRRFADAHRQRVDIRVAGPLPCYSFVPSRAPRAPAVGV, translated from the coding sequence GTGACGTCCAGCGGTGTGTACGTATACGCGATCGTCCCCGCAGGTACCGCGCTCCCGCCCGGCGCGGCCGGAGTGGGCGGCCCACCGGCAGCCTTGCGGCTTGTCGGAGCAGGGAAGGTCCGGGCTGTCGTGAGCGACGCGCCACCCCAACTTCGCGCCCGGAGAAGAGACTTGATGGCCCACCAGGAACTGCTGTTGCGGCTCTCCGACTCCGGCCCGGTCCTGCCCATGCGGTTCGGAGTGATCGCGCCGGACGAGGACTCCCTGCGGCATTCGCTGGGTGGCTCGCAGTCGGAGCACTTGGCGACACTCGCGCATCTCGCCGGCGGGGGCGAGTTCAACCTCAAGGCGCTGCCCGCGCGGGACGCGTTGGCAGCGGTGGTGGCCGAGGACAAGACGGTGCGGCGACTGCGTGAGGAAGTCCGCAGGCGCCCGGGTTACGAGGCGAACGTCCGGCTGGGCGAGGCGGTGGCCGCCGCCCTGTCACGCAGGGCATCGGAGGCGGGAACGAAACTGGTGCGCGAGCTCACCTCCACGGCCCGTGCGACGGCCCCCGGCCCGGAGGTGCACGGGTGCGTCCTGAACGTGTCCTTCCTCGTGGACCGGAGTGACAGCGACACCTTCGGGGCGACCGTGCGGCGGTTCGCGGACGCACACCGTCAGCGCGTCGATATCCGTGTCGCGGGGCCGCTGCCCTGCTACAGCTTCGTCCCCTCCCGCGCCCCGCGAGCCCCAGCGGTGGGGGTCTGA
- the gvpJ gene encoding gas vesicle protein GvpJ has translation MTTMYADEVAPCPPRAGTLYDVLELILDRGMVIDVFIRVSLVGIEILKIDARIVVASVDTYLRFAEACNRLDLERDSGSTTIPELLGGGVAKSVGKRKVRKAAESVGDSVRKAVGSGDDEDDDTQEERPRKRRAPARDSSSRRRRAEA, from the coding sequence ATGACCACCATGTACGCCGACGAAGTCGCCCCGTGCCCGCCGAGGGCCGGCACCCTGTACGACGTCCTCGAACTCATCCTCGACCGAGGCATGGTCATCGACGTGTTCATCAGGGTGTCGCTGGTCGGCATCGAGATCCTCAAGATTGACGCGCGCATCGTGGTCGCGAGCGTGGACACCTACCTGCGCTTCGCCGAGGCGTGCAACCGGCTCGACCTGGAGCGTGACTCGGGCAGCACCACCATCCCCGAGCTGCTCGGTGGAGGCGTGGCCAAGTCCGTCGGCAAGCGCAAGGTCCGCAAGGCGGCGGAGTCCGTGGGCGACTCGGTGCGCAAGGCGGTCGGGAGCGGTGACGACGAGGACGACGACACGCAGGAGGAGCGTCCGAGGAAGCGCCGGGCACCCGCACGCGACAGTTCGAGCCGGCGCCGGCGTGCGGAGGCGTGA
- a CDS encoding gas vesicle protein GvpO: MAENRRARSGSPAKTAAPRTSSRRGPEHAARAACESLERLISHTAEGVSAVRRNDDGWCVVVDVLEVPRIPDTTSLLASYEVQIDERGELMEYSRVRRYRRGSADE, encoded by the coding sequence ATGGCAGAGAATCGTCGCGCCCGCTCCGGGAGCCCAGCGAAAACGGCAGCCCCCCGCACTTCGTCCCGGCGAGGTCCCGAACATGCCGCCCGTGCCGCTTGCGAGAGCCTGGAACGGCTGATCTCCCACACCGCCGAGGGTGTCTCGGCCGTACGCAGGAACGACGACGGATGGTGCGTGGTCGTCGACGTACTCGAAGTACCCCGCATCCCGGACACGACGAGTCTGCTGGCCTCCTACGAGGTGCAGATCGATGAACGGGGCGAGCTCATGGAATACAGCAGGGTCCGCCGTTACAGGCGGGGCTCCGCCGACGAGTGA
- a CDS encoding PHP domain-containing protein, with product MDPGAALRRIAFLLERSQAATYRVKAFRTAADAVGSLGGDQVAERAAHGSLEAVRGIGPRTAQVIKEALDGVTPRYLERLEDEASGPLASGGESLLAAIRGDCHLHSDWSDGGSPIPEMGRTAGELGHEWAVLTDHSPRLTVANGLTTERLLRQLSVVAELNEQWAPFRLLTGIECDILADGSLDQDPEVLERLDVVVVSVHSKLRMDATSMTERMLTAVRNPHADILGHCTGRLLGGKKRPESAFDADRVFAACAESGTAVEINCRPERLDPPRRLLRKAVTSGAIFSIDTDAHAPGQLDWQAYGCARAEECEVPAERVVTTWSAERLLDWTRDGAGA from the coding sequence GTGGATCCCGGGGCAGCCCTGCGGCGGATCGCGTTCCTGCTGGAGCGTTCCCAGGCGGCGACGTACCGGGTGAAGGCCTTTCGCACGGCCGCGGACGCCGTCGGCTCACTGGGCGGGGACCAGGTGGCGGAGCGAGCGGCTCACGGATCGCTGGAAGCCGTCCGCGGCATCGGCCCCAGAACCGCCCAGGTGATCAAGGAGGCATTGGACGGGGTGACGCCCCGGTATCTCGAACGGCTGGAGGACGAGGCGTCGGGGCCGCTGGCGTCCGGCGGCGAGAGCCTCCTCGCCGCGATCCGAGGTGACTGCCATCTGCACTCGGACTGGTCCGACGGCGGCAGCCCCATCCCGGAGATGGGGCGCACGGCGGGGGAGCTGGGCCACGAGTGGGCCGTGCTCACCGACCACTCGCCCCGGCTGACCGTGGCCAACGGGCTGACGACCGAGCGGCTCCTGCGGCAGTTGTCCGTCGTGGCGGAGCTCAACGAGCAGTGGGCGCCCTTCCGTCTGCTCACCGGCATCGAGTGCGACATCCTCGCCGACGGCTCGCTCGACCAGGACCCCGAAGTGCTGGAACGCCTCGACGTGGTGGTCGTCTCGGTCCACTCCAAGCTGCGTATGGACGCCACGTCGATGACGGAACGGATGCTCACGGCAGTACGCAACCCGCACGCGGACATCCTGGGTCACTGCACGGGCCGGCTCCTGGGCGGGAAGAAGCGTCCGGAGTCCGCGTTCGACGCCGACCGGGTGTTCGCGGCGTGTGCGGAGTCCGGGACGGCCGTGGAGATCAACTGCCGTCCGGAGCGGCTCGACCCGCCGCGCCGCCTGCTCCGGAAGGCGGTCACCTCTGGGGCTATTTTCTCCATCGACACCGACGCCCATGCCCCGGGACAGCTCGACTGGCAGGCCTACGGCTGCGCGCGCGCGGAGGAGTGCGAGGTGCCGGCGGAGCGAGTCGTCACCACGTGGTCGGCCGAGCGCCTGCTGGACTGGACGAGAGACGGGGCGGGCGCCTGA
- a CDS encoding iron-containing redox enzyme family protein: MSGIRTGPLLPRTRGPLSEGLVGFLRDGSPLPDPAGAGDADPYGDDLQLALYVCYELHYRGFHGVRPELEWDPPLLAVRAALEDRFLTALRRDATEAADLDDLLDGLLEEPVRGSGVSWFLQDRGELRHLRDYAIQRSLYHLKEADPHAWVLPRLSGRAKAGMAAIEYDEFGGGRADRVHARLFADLMDDLALDTTYGNYLDEGRAPMLALVNIMSLFGLHRRLRGALVGHFAAVEITSSPASRRLAHAMKRTGAGPAAEFFYTEHVEADAVHEQVVRRDVIGGLLADEPGLAADIAFGITATSFLEDRLGERLLADWQA; encoded by the coding sequence ATGTCAGGTATCCGCACAGGCCCCTTGCTTCCGCGTACCCGAGGCCCTCTCTCCGAAGGGTTGGTCGGCTTTCTGCGCGACGGCAGCCCGCTGCCGGATCCTGCCGGGGCCGGCGACGCCGATCCCTACGGTGACGACCTCCAGCTCGCCCTCTACGTCTGCTACGAGCTGCACTACCGGGGGTTCCACGGCGTGCGCCCCGAGTTGGAATGGGACCCGCCCCTGCTCGCGGTGCGTGCCGCGCTGGAGGACCGTTTCCTGACGGCGCTGCGGCGCGACGCCACGGAAGCTGCGGATCTGGACGACCTGCTGGACGGGCTTCTCGAGGAACCGGTCCGCGGGAGCGGTGTCTCGTGGTTCCTGCAGGACCGGGGCGAGCTGCGCCACCTGCGGGACTACGCGATCCAGCGGTCCCTCTACCACCTCAAGGAAGCCGACCCCCACGCCTGGGTCCTGCCGAGGCTCTCGGGACGGGCCAAGGCCGGCATGGCGGCCATCGAGTACGACGAGTTCGGGGGTGGCCGGGCGGACCGCGTCCACGCCCGGCTGTTCGCCGACCTGATGGACGACCTCGCTCTCGACACCACGTACGGCAACTACCTCGACGAGGGCCGCGCGCCGATGCTGGCGCTGGTCAACATAATGTCCTTGTTCGGCCTGCACCGTCGGCTGCGCGGGGCGCTGGTCGGGCATTTCGCGGCCGTCGAGATCACCTCCTCCCCCGCGTCGCGGCGCCTCGCCCACGCGATGAAGCGCACGGGAGCCGGACCGGCTGCGGAGTTCTTCTACACCGAGCACGTCGAGGCCGACGCGGTCCACGAGCAGGTGGTACGCCGCGACGTCATCGGCGGCCTGCTCGCGGACGAACCGGGCCTGGCGGCGGACATCGCCTTCGGCATCACCGCCACCTCGTTCCTCGAGGACCGGCTCGGAGAACGGCTGCTGGCCGACTGGCAGGCCTGA